Within Bactrocera oleae isolate idBacOlea1 chromosome 6, idBacOlea1, whole genome shotgun sequence, the genomic segment TTATCTGTGCACAAATTACCAGTATTTAAAGTGATATTAGTTGAGAATTGATATTAGACACACTTATCCATATGTAAATGCGACTGATTGAGAATCGCCGGGTTGCGCAAGCTCAGAAACaaactttattaatttcattttatttgcttgctaaacgaaattttttcatttaatatgttAAATGGGCTGGGAAAAATTGAAAACGCAAACAGTAATAAAGGTGGCGCACGTCACGACTGGAAGCCTTTGCAGACAAATCGTTAGCATTTTTTaccgttttattatttattattaataccataacatatattgttttctttgttattttGCACTTGGGTAGAGACGTAGGTACATAAATATTCAGGCGATTCCAAATTAAGAAATTCCTAGAAACGcaataaaaagtaatgaaaactACTTTATGAGAAAGAAATTCACATTTTCTGTAGAAAAAAGATATTAAtatctttcacaaatacaaaaaggtTCCATATGttgcaagaatttgattttgattggccagtttgtatggcagctatatgctacagtgaaccgatctgaacaatttcaacgGAGATTGCATCGTTGTCTTCGACaaaaatccatgccaaattttgtgaagatatctcgtgaaatgaaaaagttttccatacaaacatttgaaaccgatcgttcaatttgtatgacagctatatgctatagtggttcgatatcagcGATTACGACAAATGAatagcttcttgggaagaaaaggacgtggacaaaatttcagatcgaactGAGATActacttcgcgtatatacagactgaTGGACCtgatcgactcagctcatcatgctgatcatttactggtatatacttgtactatgtattttatatgacctccgacgtttctttcttgctgttacaaacttcgtgctaaaattattataccctgttcagggtttaaAAAATTAGGTGATAGTGATATTATATGTCActttactttagtatttacTTCAATGCCAAAGGTAAACGCAATTAGTCCAAAACTTCCCCTAGCCCAAATGTACCTAATATAGTGATTTTAGACTTTTTGATTGAATTTATAACTCAATCAATATATGCAGAATGTAGAACTGGAACCATTACTCTATAAAGATTGTTGTTAAACACAGAAAGAGTACGCAGAATATTTGCGAGTCACTCAAGcagccatttaaaaatggcggaTACATTAAAAGTCAAGCAAATTGTTTGTCATATTAATTAAACTCACGAGACGTTGAAAGACAATTTTGCatgtcagaaatgctgcttgaacgCTACATTTTTGCATCGGAAAGTTTTGCCACACTcaccttatagcccagaccttgcaccttctgactaccatttgttccggTCGATGCAGACGCTCTCACTGGTTTATGGTTCATATCAAAGATTTGATGATTTGGCCGCCAAGTCGGCgtagttcttttgggatggaatcCACAAATCGGGAAAATGTTACAGCTTCAGATggacaatactttgaataatattattgtacatgtttttcttaaataataatttcatatttctaaAACACCTGGACGAATATAATTATAGACGcaatattatagaaaaaatgTGGCTTGTTTTCTGAAACaccaaataattaattttattaaaagttagaaaatatgcatttatttttgccaAGAGAGTGCACAGAGAAGTAGTAAATTGAAGACGCGTAAAAATATAGTCCCTAAAGTGAAATTCAGAATATATTTGCCATAAAGTAAACCTCTCATAAGGTGGATATAGTCAATGAAActtatattgtcaaataatgcaaaaattgtAACCCGCAAATCAATTAAAAAGATGACAGATTTCAAATTGCTTCGTAGCGTCAGGATCCGGCAATAGCGTCAATTTACTGTCTCAACAACTCAAGAATATGCTATCTAGAAAGAAATTTACGAACAATGAAGAGGTAATACCCCCGTATATTGTTTTTTGAAGCAAAAGAAagattgtttttcaaaatgttatCGAAAAGTTTGAAGTTCGGTATAATGGATGTATCGACACAGGACGAGTTATAAATTTGATTTAGGACGTCCTAATATCACTTCATAGAAAGTGTTTCTCAACTAGCGTGGACCAGTTCTCTAAAAAATTTCAGCACGAATTATTTCCTTATAATACCAACTACAAAGAATTGGAAAAAAGCGTACCTGAGTAAGTAAAAGTGCTGACTTAGCTTAAATAAGCCTtgagtttttttataaattaaaaaactaaaatcaaattgaatattttttataaatcaaaaaaatcaaattgccTGACGTCATtctatatttttgcataaacgTGTATGCACTTAATTCcttaagttattatttttattcttaattgttattgttattgccaaTCTGCCATTTCAGAATTAAAGTACATCAcgaaattatgcaaaataatgGTTCTTTTCTATTTCTCTcgcttaaatatgtaaatgatgAAACGGGTGTgacattcaaaaattttgcaaaaatcaaataacaaaaaagtgtgattgaatataattgaaaagaaaaaagaaagcgaaagaaaaaataaaataaatttcaaaactcaAAATGTTGTTGCCTTTTTTTAGAGCAAAACTGTATAAGTAGGTATGTataatacatttatgtatgtatttagaaaatttgtatacttaattaatttttttttaattttgaatttattaataaaaggttttttcttgaattttatCGTGCCTATCGTTGCATTTGCTTGCTATATCGaaaaaaaacgatatttttCAGATAACTGGCAAACAAGAATAATTTTGCGATActcttataaaaatttatacacactCATACACTAATAAGGTATATTTCCACTTTTTCAAACAAAGTTTTTTTCCGCTCCGCAAATTGTCAACCAAAGCAAATGCAGTCAGAAATTGCGCAAACAAGAACATAAGCAAACAGGCCGAAACTTCGGcaacacaaaattaaacaacaaaaaaacaacaataagcaaCATTTTATAGCactaaaataaacaaagaacgcagaagcaacaataaaaataaaaacatccaaaaaaaattgctggCCTTGTCTTGCTGGCTGGCAAAGCACCTGTTGAACGCGCTAGAAAAATGCAAGAAAATTTGCAAGGCACACaaaaaagtacaacaacaagaacaagtaCACTTATGAGCGCGAAACAAAATTGCAGCACcatgtttaatttatatttgttattgtaatttatttactttaccaAAAACAACACAGggacacacaacaacaatacaacttatttttcataaaagtcaaaagcaaagaaacacacattatttaaattccattatatatatgcacgtcatgtgcttgtatgtgagtgtgtatgtgtgagtatagGCGCTTCACtgcatttttgcattaaatttatttattacaagcaCACATATTATAAGTACTATATATTTGCCTTTTATTTCAGCTTAAtacttttcacttttattagcaacaacaaatttgcatttgttgttttctttttaacttaTATGCATTCCGCTTTAAACCGTTAACACTGGCGCAGCGGCACGTACCAGACAACACGACACTAAAATCACCGAAAAAACTTCAATTGAATAACGCAGAACCGCTGCCGATGAACGACAAAACGCAACTGAATGCGGCGACACCGAGCAAAGCGCGTCCAACAAGCATTTAGCCAGCCAAAGCACATACACCAAAGCCCGCTTGGTAGTCAGTTTGTGGCGCACGTataattgtatgtgtgtgtgtatcaacCTGCTCATCGGCACCCAACTCACGGCCTACGGTGCGTATGTGGACTGCGTTGTTGCATTGTAACTGTGCGTCGGCATGTGCCACCCGAAGGGGCCCACCCTCACAGCTCACCACCAACATCATCGCCACTACACGCACACTTCCGATGCCGACACTCGGCATGCTTTGGCGCGCTTTATAGCCGGCAAAACAAGCGAGTACAAACGCATGTAAAGTCACTACCCCACCAGTGCAAACTTCGTTGGTGCGGTGTATGTTGAATTGGCACGAAGCTTCGTCGTTGCATTCATTCATGATTACACTTTGttgacatttgttgttgttacttttttctatatttatagtAAGAGTTTCATGCGCGCGCAAACCCCTTTTCCGTTTAGTGTGGTGGATAGTGTTGTAAAGTgctgtaatataataataaaccgTTATCCCAAAAGCTCCGATACGTAAGAACCGAAGGGAGGGTTAAAGGAGGTTAAATGAGATACCGTTAAAAATAGTGTGTTggagtaaaaaattattgagcCAGTTTAGTATCACGCGATTCTATTGCATAAAACATATACTTATGTTGTGTATGTCAAGGTTGGGTATAGATAGGTGAAGTTAAAACTATTAATTTGCGCAAGGACCACTTTGGTTTTAGCTTGAACATTTCATCTGCAATATGCGCTGATTTAACTCCCAAGTCGCCATCCGCTGGTAGGGAGTCGAGGAAGGCGTTTACTGTTTGTTGAAATTAATCGATTCCGAAGTATCACAAGTTGTGCATCGTCTGGGTATTGCGGGAATTTAGATTTACTTAGGAAACGTTTCCGGTTCAAACAATCAACTAATAATTCATATGACAAGAAGGAACTGATAGTACTTTTCCTTCGTTCACACTTCGTCGTCTCATCTACCTTTGCTTCTGTGGCCTCAAAAGCAAAACAACAGTGTGTCCAAAAATCGAAGTAGATCAGGTTTAtttcaattcccacaacagatGGTTCTATGTTACCGGAATTTATCCGCATTTTATCCAGCCAAAAGCTAAATAGTACATATATCATCTTAGCAGCATGCCtaatattatatcaaataaatacCAATTCAGTCCACTACCAAATTGatatcttttattaatttttttgaaaaatgtcaaTAAACATACTCGTcttaatttctattatattctttcaaataatattttatattagacCCCCCCTATTTAGATATAGTGAAACGCACCACTAAAATCTCTCAACGTAAAATGCTTCAAAACTACTATAACGAACTTAAGCAACTCTGGTGCGCGAACAAAGAAAACCTTGAGCAAAACAAAATATGACAAACAGCTGTCAACAAATGAGAAAAAGCAAATGCCAAAAGTTTTTCAATTGATAAGAACAGcagtattttaattattgtgttTTTAGGCATTTTATTTTGTGCTGAAGTATGCTAGCGGACGTAGATGTATTCATATCCAACTATACACTAGTGGACCCAGAAATATACCAATTATGGATAGAAGGATTTTCGTGTAAGAATTAAAAGAAACTACTTGTATAAGTTATTGCATTTCCTTGTGTTCCCTATTTTAGCAAGCGAGGCCGTCTGCTACCTGAAACAGAAGGGATTCGGCAGCAATTTTGGAGCGCCAATTGATCTTATCGCCTCTGACGTGCTGGACCATTATCGCACCTACTCTCTGATAGAGCGTCTGCTGCATGCACCAACTAAATTGCTGGAACAGTCCTGTTTTCAGTTGGAGCCACAAACGCGTGATTTGATTATTgaaaagtaacaaataatttcaacagtataatttgtaattaattgtGCAATGATTTCAGGTATTACTCCATCGACGACTTAGTTGCGCGTGAAATTCTGGGCAAAAAATTGTCAAGTCGTTATAGGAAAGATTTGGATGAAGTGTCGGAAAAGACTTGTGTTAAATTGAAGTCATGCAGGTTGGTGGCAAATTTCGTAACAGAAAGTTGTGTGTATTGATATTCGATTTTTAATTGCAGGCGTCAATTTGACAATGTCAAACGCATTTTCAAAGCTGTAGAAGAATTACCAGGCAATATCACAAACAATATTAAGCAACTATTTTCAGTGTCAGATGAGTTAGCAAAGTgagtttaataaatattcttaGTTATTAATCGTCACCAGCGGCATAATtactaactattttttatttttaatctcgTATTATTTAGAAAATACGCCTCAATTGTTTTTCTTGCCTGCCTACGTTTTGAAACTTCAAAAAAGAAGCTGCAATTTTTGACTTTCTCCGACTTGTTTGCTTGCTCACAAGCTATTATGATCTACTGGACCTATACCTATCAACATTCAGGTCCCGAATATTACGATACCGAAATGGACAAAGAATTCTTGCTAGATTTGCGTGAGTTGCGTTGTTTGCTCGACAAGGAGAAGGAAATTAAACAGTGAGTACTTTATAATTggcaaataataaaatgtgttgCATAGTAATATTTGTTCTGCAGTCTTGTTTGCCTGCGCTTGAAGCCAGTGCTATTGGAACGTGCTTACTTTGAGCTGGATACGAATTTCCGGtaactatttgtttttataaattttgtttaaaactttcgtttttaccggaaatattTCATTGCAGCTCCTATTGGCGTGCATTTATTACCATAGCTTGTAATTTGCATCGTAATCGTGAATTGCGTGATTTGTTTTTGGACTTGTGTGAAAAATTGATAGAACCATGGCGCCAAAATGGCTGGAGTAAGGagcaagtaaataaatttttgtcagcCATAACACAAAGCGTGTTGGATTTAGAAATTTCGCGGTAAGTTACAAACTCAATAaaagcattaaatattttatataaatttaatattcaatcACATCAATTATTTGCAGCGATCAAGAGACGCGTTGTTTGTGGGATCGTTACATGCAAGTCATAAGTATTTGTTTGGAACACATGTATCATATTTAGGGAAAATAATGTTCAGCATTTgtatgttatttaaaatatgttgtCCTTCTAATGATTAGGAAAGCAAAAAGTTCGTATGCGATTTATTTGCTCAAAGTATGTGGATTGAGCTAAAAAGTGCAATTTActcgtttaaaaaaaatttaagcgcaGTATTATGACatttattaaattgtattttaatttataaaaacactATATACccaatgtgaaaataaaattaaatataatatacatattaatgtatTACTGAGtatgacaatttttttgtaatttaaaatattatatgattattattttaaaaactaaaagtagtgcaacaaattatttcattagtttaaaattattgatattttcattatttataattagACTGTTTGTAGGAATAAAAATTATACCTTTATCTTTTTGTAAAGAtttctgtaaaaataattttggaatTTCACATCCATATTTGAGcttaatttttcgaaaactattacttatttaaaagaaaaaatttaactctcAATGaggtattatttattattaaaaaaattgttttacttcGTGTTCTACCATTTTAAACTACAGCGATCATCTTCAATACTGTAGTACacttatattttatcaatttttaattctgattatgggcttaaaattaaaattttgaatttaactattaaataaaattgaaatattcaatctcaaaatcaaaattaaatatttagtccaatatttttgaattaaaaattcgcgacttttaacttaaattaaacTTAATCAACAAGTTGTAAATCTTTTTTacacaaaacaaattaataatatacatacataccatacatatgtacatacaaattaatgtgaaagaaattatatattattaataatgttTAAGTTCGTCTTAAAcgtgttttgaaaaaatttcaatttcaaaaatttttactttttctctttattttggtttatttaatttcacattattttattttgtcttattttttaacacactttactaaatatttgattattgacttcaatgtaatatatttttttgctgttttgtttttgtttcattaaattttgatatattttagtaGTATTTTACTTTTTAGATTTTAGTTCAAGATTTCCATATAACTTTGTtggaatttacatattatttataattacttaaatttaaattactttcaatttttattttaatttttcattcttTGTATAATTTAAGGTgcacatttaattaaattaaatattgaattttatttttattaattttataacacatgcatacatattattatcatttttgtcattatttaaaatttaaattttctaaacgtaaattttttttgtacttattGATCGCTTGAAAGCACAAACTTGTATAGCATTCCCTTTCAAATATATCGTTGCAGTGTCTCTAATTAgatattttgaattattacaGCAAAGACAGTTATTTTACTATAATATTCACTTGTATAATTTCCtttaatttatgttatttaaagtTTGTCTAAtctacatattatttaaatttattacctcAACTTTATTCCTAGTTATTTTCTTGAATTTGAAtgcagttttgtattttttatgcattaatAATACAACTGTCGGTTTATTAACAACTGCTAAAATGCCCGCTTCAAAAAGCTCTTCCGCAATCACTTACCTAGTAATGTGCGAAACCCTCTGATGCATGCCAAACGCTGATTCCAGCGAGCGTAGAGCTTTTGCAAGAATCAATCATTACTAGTTTATGGGTTGTCATGGATGTAAACAAAGCAGAGGGGTGAAAGACCAGCAAGTTATTCACAATGCAAATGCATAGAGATATCTCAGTTGCCACCCTCCGTAACGCGCCAACCACCCGCTAGCGCTTGTGCAAAAGTTCAAAGCTGTCGTTTCCATTtgtcaaatgcatttttccattACTTGTAATGATTGAAACTGTGCGTTATGCTGTATTGAGTTTTTTTCTACAAAGTCTATACTAATAGGACAGTAGAGCAGataaaatagtgcaattttcagtgaaaatattttagatgaCCAAAGAgtaacacatatatgtatttatttctttaaaggTTTATAAGCGTGTAAGAATAACAGTGATTATAAAAAGGCAAGGAGGCGCCACAAGTGGGCGCAGTGTGTGTGGCATAATTGAACCATATGGTTTTTTCTTATAAGTAAAGAAGCCGGAAAAACTACAATCcatcaaaatactatatttgtaGTCGAATAAATTAAGTTTAGAAATAAGAAAGTCATAGTAGAGTACTCAAAGAGGTCAAAATTAGTGTTTACAGCGCTGCAATGGACGAGGTGGACGATGAGACTTTCGATGATGCCAAATCGGCGCGCACTTCAGATGAGAATCGCAAGTAAGCATAAATCAACTCTTTATttatgataattaaaaatatgtgttattgttttttttatgtcaattattgtatttatttacaggCAAAATCACAGTGAAATCGAGAAGCGACGCCGTGACAAAATGAACACCTACATAAATGAGCTCTCGTCCATGATACCGATGTGCTATGTGGTACCACGCAAATTAGATAAACTAACCGTACTTAAATATACAGGTTTAATATAGTCTAGTCGACTATctgtagaaaatttgaattttttttatgtcacAGTGCAGCACCTGCGCAGCATACGTGGTAGCGTGCATCCCTACAGTGGTGGAGATTACAAGCCATCGTTTCTCTCGGATCAGGAGCTTAAAATGCTGATACTGCAGGCGTCTGAGGGGTTTCTTTTTGTAGTGGATTGTGATCGTGGACGCATTTTATATGTTTCAGAATCGGTGTCACAAGTGCTGAATTGCTCGCAAATGGATCTGCTCGGACAGAGTTGGTTTGACATATTGCATCCGAAGGATGTGGCTAAAGTTAAAGAACAGCTTTCTTCGTTAGATCCGTGCCCGCGCGATCGGCTGATTGATGCAAAAAGTAAGTAAACCATTATAGACCCACCtacttatatttacaaaaacaaaaaggttaaatttgtgaatttttctttCTAGCTATGTTACCCGTCAAAACCGACATTCCACAGAGTTTATGCCGCCTTTGTCCGGGTGCGCGTCGCTCATTCTTCTGCCGCATGAAActcaaatcaaataataaccaaATTAAAGAGGAATCCGATACATCCTCCAGCTCGCGTAGCTCCACAAAGCGAAAGTCCAAGCTGAGCGTCGACCATAAATATCGCGTTATACAATgtactggttatttgaagtcatggACACCGATTAAAAACGAAGAACAAGATAGCGAAAGTGAAGATAATTTAACAAATCATTCCAGTTTAGTGGCTATTGGCAGAATACCCCCAAATGTTTTGGAATCCAATGTGCCGCCGTCTTTGGACAACCATCCCAATATAAGGCATGTGCTATTCATCTCAAGACATTCCGTAGATGGTAAATTCCTCTTCATAGATCAAAGGTATGTCTCCTAATGAGTCACTTTATccattttatttactaattttattaCCAAAAACTTCACTTAGAGCTACACTGGTCATCGGTTTCTTGCCGCAGGAAATGCTCGGCACCAGCTTTTACGATTATTTCCATCATGAAGACATTCCCGCTTTGGCCGAGTCACATAAAATGGTTATACAGGTGCCGGAGAAGGTGACAACTCAAGTCTATCGTTTTCGTTGCAAGGATAATACGTTTATACAACTGCAAAGCGAATGGAAAGCATTTAAAAATCCATGGACCACTGATATTGAGTATATTATAGCGAAAAATACGGTTTTCCTTTGAATTCGTATTCATCAGATTTTTAGATACAAATAAGCATATTCATCAgatttttacatacaaataagtaTATTCGAGTGCACTCAAGCGGACTTGTGCCACGTatgtatacaatacatacatatgtgtatttctTTCATATGACTTAACATACTATAATTGTACTATTTGTGCTAATCGTATgagttttcatatatttctgtAGGAATAAGTTTGTCACATAAACATTTTACACACATACGGAAAAATATCAtgattcacaaatacatattcatCAATACACATAGTTTTGTGTATAAAAGGACAAAATGTTTGTTATTATAAATACTGTTTTAACGGTTGTTTAATTGGAAGAGAGGTAAATCAGTTGTTATCGAGGTCTATCATGCATGAGTGGGTTCCCCGAAATATACGCAAAAAAACCCAACACTTATTTTTTCCCACAGTGGCACCACCGTCAGTTATTGCAAACAATGAGCATTTTGACAACGTTCAATATATATTGTGGTATTTGAATCGTGATCCATATCGATGATAGATAATTCGCGAGTGAATAATTACGAGCTGGCATTTATTCGAAATTAATCGATTTTAGAAACAAATATGATTTGCTTTATTATTTGTTcggttgctttttttttataaaatgtcgaAATTAAGCTGAAGAAAAGTTTCTATGATTTTGAA encodes:
- the Fibp gene encoding acidic fibroblast growth factor intracellular-binding protein, which gives rise to MLADVDVFISNYTLVDPEIYQLWIEGFSSSEAVCYLKQKGFGSNFGAPIDLIASDVLDHYRTYSLIERLLHAPTKLLEQSCFQLEPQTRDLIIEKYYSIDDLVAREILGKKLSSRYRKDLDEVSEKTCVKLKSCRRQFDNVKRIFKAVEELPGNITNNIKQLFSVSDELAKKYASIVFLACLRFETSKKKLQFLTFSDLFACSQAIMIYWTYTYQHSGPEYYDTEMDKEFLLDLRELRCLLDKEKEIKHLVCLRLKPVLLERAYFELDTNFRSYWRAFITIACNLHRNRELRDLFLDLCEKLIEPWRQNGWSKEQVNKFLSAITQSVLDLEISRDQETRCLWDRYMQVISICLEHMYHI
- the cyc gene encoding protein cycle, encoding MDEVDDETFDDAKSARTSDENRKQNHSEIEKRRRDKMNTYINELSSMIPMCYVVPRKLDKLTVLKYTVQHLRSIRGSVHPYSGGDYKPSFLSDQELKMLILQASEGFLFVVDCDRGRILYVSESVSQVLNCSQMDLLGQSWFDILHPKDVAKVKEQLSSLDPCPRDRLIDAKTMLPVKTDIPQSLCRLCPGARRSFFCRMKLKSNNNQIKEESDTSSSSRSSTKRKSKLSVDHKYRVIQCTGYLKSWTPIKNEEQDSESEDNLTNHSSLVAIGRIPPNVLESNVPPSLDNHPNIRHVLFISRHSVDGKFLFIDQRATLVIGFLPQEMLGTSFYDYFHHEDIPALAESHKMVIQVPEKVTTQVYRFRCKDNTFIQLQSEWKAFKNPWTTDIEYIIAKNTVFL